Proteins encoded in a region of the Benincasa hispida cultivar B227 chromosome 2, ASM972705v1, whole genome shotgun sequence genome:
- the LOC120071319 gene encoding protein DETOXIFICATION 16-like, giving the protein MEKDSSSSLNSPLLHISGDGLISNGETRANDKNHRRQQVGEEIKKQLWLAGPLILVSLLQYCLQMISVMFVGHLGELSLSGASMATSFATVTGFSLLMGMASALDTFCGQSYGAKQYHMLGIHMQRAMFVLSLVSIPLAVIWANTGEILKLLGQDAEISAEAGKYAICMIPSLFAYGLLQCLNRFLQTQNVVFPMVMCSGIAALLHIPICWILIFEIGLEIRGAAMANAISYWINVLMLMLYVKYSSSCSKSWTGFSVQAFQNIPTFLRLAIPSACMVCLEMWSFELIVLLSGLLPNPKLETSVLSISLNTATIFWMIPFGMSGAGSTRVSNELGAGRPAAAKLAGCVVVTMATIEGLLLATILILIRNVWGYAYSSETEVVEYLATMLPIVSISSFLDGLQCVLSGIARGCGWQKIGAYVNLGSYYIVGIPSAVLLAFVLHVGGKGLWFGIILALIVQVLSLATITIRTNWDQEAKIATERVYDSVIPGNVVS; this is encoded by the exons ATGGAGAAAGATAGCAGCTCGTCATTGAACTCCCCTCTTCTTCACATTTCTGGAGATGGGTTGATTTCTAATGGGGAGACACGAGCAAATGATAAGAACCATAGAAGGCAACAAGTAGGGGAAGAAATAAAGAAGCAGCTATGGCTAGCAGGGCCTCTAATATTGGTCAGTCTTTTACAATATTGTTTGCAGATGATTTCCGTCATGTTTGTCGGTCATCTCGGCGAATTATCTCTCTCTGGTGCTTCCATGGCTACGTCTTTTGCAACCGTCACTGGTTTCAGCTTATTG ATGGGGATGGCTAGTGCTCTGGATACATTCTGTGGTCAATCTTATGGAGCAAAGCAATATCATATGCTGGGAATTCATATGCAGCGAGCAATGTTTGTTCTTTCACTTGTGAGCATCCCTCTTGCAGTTATCTGGGCTAACACAGGAGAAATTCTGAAATTACTTGGCCAAGATGCTGAAATTTCAGCAGAAGCTGGGAAATATGCTATTTGCATGATTCCAAGCCTTTTTGCATATGGTTTACTACAGTGTCTGAACAGATTCTTACAAACCCAAAACGTTGTTTTCCCAATGGTGATGTGTTCTGGAATAGCTGCTTTGCTTCACATCCCCATATGTTGGATTCTGATATTTGAAATTGGACTCGAAATCCGAGGAGCGGCTATGGCCAATGCCATCTCTTATTGGATTaatgtgttgatgttgatgctTTATGTTAAATATTCTTCTTCATGTTCCAAGTCTTGGACTGGCTTTTCAGTGCAGGCTTTTCAAAACATCCCAACTTTCCTTAGACTTGCAATTCCTTCAGCTTGCATGGTTTG CTTGGAAATGTGGTCATTTGAGTTGATTGTGCTTTTATCTGGgcttctaccaaatccaaaatTAGAGACATCAGTGCTTTCTATTAG TCTCAATACAGCAACAATCTTTTGGATGATCCCATTTGGTATGAGTGGTGCAGGAAG CACGCGAGTCTCAAACGAACTGGGAGCTGGCCGTCCTGCAGCAGCAAAGCTAGCTGGGTGTGTAGTTGTGACAATGGCCACTATTGAGGGGCTACTGCTTGCAACTATCTTAATTCTTATACGTAATGTTTGGGGCTATGCTTATAGCAGCGAAACAGAAGTGGTTGAATATTTAGCAACCATGCTTCCTATAGTTTCCATTTCCAGTTTCCTCGATGGACTTCAATGTGTGCTTTCAG GCATTGCTAGAGGTTGTGGTTGGCAGAAGATTGGTGCATATGTCAATCTTGGATCATATTATATTGTGGGAATTCCATCTGCAGTTTTGCTTGCTTTTGTTTTGCACGTCGGTGGAAag GGGCTGTGGTTTGGCATCATTTTGGCACTCATTGTCCAAGTCCTTTCTCTTGCTACCATTACCATCCGCACCAACTGGGACCAAGAA GCAAAGATAGCTACAGAACGAGTATATGATTCAGTAATTCCAGGGAATGTTGTCTCATAA
- the LOC120071236 gene encoding protein DETOXIFICATION 16-like, whose translation MMEKGTGSSLNSPLLHISGDGLNFSGERRADDKYHRRQQVAEEIKKQLWLAGPLILVSLLQYCLQMISVMFVGHLGELPLSGASMATSFATVTGFSLLMGMASALDTFCGQSYGAKQYHMLGIQMQRAMFVLILVSIPLAVIWANTGEILKLLGQDAEIAAEAGKYAICMIPSVFAYGLLQCLNRFLQTQNVVFPMVICSGIAVLLHIPMCWILVFKVGLELRGAAMANSISYSFNVFIAMLYVKYSSSCSKSWTGFSVQAFHNIPSFLKLAIPSACMVCLEMWSFELIVLLSGLLPNPKLETSVLSISLTTAAVIWTISFGMSGVGSTRVSNELGAGHPATAKLAGCVVMTMVAIHGLLVGTFFILIRNVWGYAFSNEREVAEYLAKMLPIVAVSEFFSGLQCVLSGIARGCGWQKIGAYVNLGSYYIVGIPSAVLLAFVFHFGGKGLWFGIMFALLVQAFSLATITIRTNWDQEAKKATERVYDAAIPRNIVS comes from the exons ATGATGGAGAAAGGTACCGGCTCCTCATTGAACTCTCCCCTTCTTCACATTTCTGGAGATGGTTTGAATTTCAGTGGCGAGAGACGAGCCGATGATAAGTACCATAGAAGGCAACAAGTAGCGGAGGAAATAAAGAAGCAGCTATGGCTAGCTGGGCCGCTAATATTGGTCAGCCTCTTACAATATTGTTTGCAGATGATTTCCGTCATGTTTGTCGGTCATCTCGGCGAATTGCCCCTCTCTGGTGCTTCCATGGCCACTTCTTTTGCAACCGTCACTGGTTTCAGCTTATTG ATGGGGATGGCTAGTGCTCTGGATACATTTTGTGGCCAATCTTATGGAGCGAAGCAGTATCATATGCTGGGAATTCAAATGCAGCGAGCAATGTTTGTTCTTATACTCGTGAGCATCCCTCTTGCAGTTATCTGGGCTAACACTGGAGAAATTCTGAAATTACTTGGTCAAGATGCTGAAATTGCAGCAGAAGCTGGGAAATATGCTATTTGCATGATTCCAAGCGTTTTTGCATATGGTTTACTTCAATGTCTGAACAGATTCTTACAAACCCAAAACGTTGTTTTCCCAATGGTGATTTGTTCTGGAATAGCAGTTTTGCTTCACATCCCCATGTGTTGGATTCTGGTATTCAAAGTTGGACTCGAACTCCGAGGAGCGGCTATGGCCAACTCCATCTCTTATTCGTTCAATGTGTTCATAGCTATGCTTTATGTTAAGTATTCTTCTTCATGTTCCAAGTCTTGGACTGGCTTTTCAGTGCAGGCTTTTCACAACATCCCATCTTTCCTTAAACTTGCAATTCCTTCAGCTTGCATGGTTTG CTTGGAAATGTGGTCATTTGAGTTGATTGTTCTTTTATCTGGgcttctaccaaatccgaaaTTAGAGACATCAGTGCTTTCAATTAG CCTTACTACAGCTGCAGTAATTTGGACgatctcatttggcatgagtgGTGTAGGAAG CACGCGAGTCTCAAACGAACTAGGAGCTGGCCATCCTGCAACAGCAAAGCTAGCTGGGTGTGTAGTTATGACAATGGTCGCTATTCATGGGCTACTGGTTGGAACTTTCTTCATTCTTATACGTAATGTTTGGGGCTATGCTTTTAGCAACGAACGAGAAGTGGCTGAATACTTGGCAAAGATGCTTCCTATAGTTGCAGTTTCCGAATTTTTCTCAGGACTTCAGTGTGTGCTTTCAG GCATTGCTAGGGGATGTGGGTGGCAAAAGATTGGTGCATATGTCAATCTTGGATCATATTATATCGTGGGAATTCCATCCGCAGTTCTGCTTGCTTTTGTTTTTCACTTTGGTGGCAAG GGGCTGTGGTTTGGCATCATGTTTGCACTCCTAGTCCAAGCATTTTCTCTTGCAACCATTACCATCCGCACCAACTGGGACCAAGAA GCAAAGAAAGCTACAGAACGAGTTTATGATGCAGCAATTCCAAGGAATATTGTCTCATGA